Proteins encoded in a region of the Salinicoccus sp. RF5 genome:
- a CDS encoding ribonuclease HII, giving the protein MKTVREIEAELSALSDLDALSASPHAADGRKGVVKLFEKHRRRLGKEAALREKFEAMSQYENEVRQTAQVIAGVDEAGRGPIAGEVVAAAVILPEGFILPGLDDSKKLSLKKRMAFREIIMQEADYGIGLASVEEIDALNIYQASRLAMERAVADLGEKPGHLLVDAMRIDAGIPETSIIKGDAHSVSIAAASVIAKTERDMRMEAYDKKYPGYDFASHKGYGTKDHLKALDALGPCEIHRQTFEPVKNMILTR; this is encoded by the coding sequence ATGAAGACAGTGCGGGAAATAGAAGCGGAGCTCTCCGCCTTGTCCGACCTCGATGCCCTTTCTGCCTCCCCGCATGCTGCAGACGGCCGCAAAGGAGTCGTGAAACTGTTCGAGAAGCACAGGCGCCGTCTTGGGAAGGAGGCGGCACTCAGGGAGAAATTCGAAGCCATGAGCCAGTACGAAAACGAAGTGCGGCAGACCGCACAGGTCATCGCCGGTGTGGATGAGGCCGGACGCGGCCCGATTGCAGGGGAAGTGGTTGCTGCTGCAGTCATCCTGCCTGAAGGGTTCATCCTCCCGGGGCTTGATGATTCCAAAAAGCTTTCACTCAAAAAACGGATGGCCTTCCGTGAAATCATCATGCAGGAGGCGGATTACGGCATCGGCCTTGCAAGTGTCGAAGAGATAGATGCGCTCAATATATACCAGGCGAGCAGGCTTGCCATGGAGCGCGCAGTGGCGGACCTCGGTGAAAAGCCCGGACACCTCCTTGTGGACGCGATGAGGATCGATGCGGGCATCCCCGAAACATCGATCATCAAGGGGGATGCGCACTCCGTCTCCATTGCCGCTGCAAGCGTCATCGCCAAGACGGAGCGGGACATGCGCATGGAGGCATATGATAAAAAGTACCCGGGCTATGATTTTGCCTCCCATAAGGGGTATGGTACAAAGGACCACCTCAAAGCACTCGACGCCCTCGGTCCTTGTGAAATCCACCGGCAGACGTTCGAACCGGTGAAAAACATGATTCTGACGCGATGA
- the sucC gene encoding ADP-forming succinate--CoA ligase subunit beta encodes MNIHEYQGKEIFRSMGVAVPNGSVAYTPEEAVEAAKTLDSDVYVVKAQIHAGGRGKAGGVKIAKSIDEVREYAKELLGKVLVTHQTGPEGKEVKRLLIEEGCDIQNEYYIGFVIDRATDRVVLMGSEEGGTEIEEVAAETPEKIFKEVIDPVVGLMPYQARRLAFNINIPKESVGKAAKLMLSLYNVFTEKDCSIVEINPLVTTGEGGVLALDAKVNFDANALFRNKDIVELRDLDEEDPKEIQASKYDLSYVALDGNIGCMVNGAGLAMATMDTINHFGGRPANFLDVGGGATTEKVTEAFKIILGDEGVEGIFVNIFGGIMKCDVIAEGVVEAVKNVGLEIPLVVRLEGTNVDRGKEILAESDFDIIPASTMAEGAQKIIEAVNENK; translated from the coding sequence ATGAATATCCATGAGTATCAAGGGAAAGAAATCTTTCGCTCCATGGGCGTAGCTGTGCCCAACGGAAGTGTGGCCTATACACCTGAGGAAGCAGTGGAAGCAGCAAAGACACTCGACTCTGATGTATATGTCGTAAAAGCACAGATCCACGCGGGCGGCCGCGGCAAGGCGGGCGGCGTCAAGATCGCCAAGTCAATTGATGAAGTGAGGGAATACGCCAAGGAGCTCCTCGGCAAAGTCCTCGTCACACATCAGACCGGCCCGGAAGGCAAGGAAGTCAAGCGTCTTCTGATCGAAGAAGGCTGCGACATCCAGAATGAATACTACATCGGCTTCGTCATCGACCGTGCGACGGACCGCGTGGTATTGATGGGTTCTGAAGAAGGCGGTACGGAAATCGAGGAAGTTGCTGCAGAAACGCCTGAGAAGATCTTCAAGGAAGTCATCGACCCTGTAGTCGGTCTCATGCCGTACCAGGCGAGAAGACTGGCGTTCAACATCAACATCCCGAAGGAATCCGTAGGCAAAGCAGCCAAACTCATGCTTTCCCTATACAATGTGTTCACAGAAAAGGATTGTTCCATTGTAGAAATCAACCCGCTTGTCACTACAGGCGAGGGCGGTGTGCTGGCACTCGATGCGAAGGTCAACTTCGATGCAAACGCGCTGTTCAGAAACAAGGATATTGTGGAACTCCGTGACCTGGATGAAGAAGATCCTAAGGAAATCCAGGCATCCAAATACGATCTTTCATATGTTGCGCTCGACGGAAACATCGGCTGCATGGTCAATGGTGCAGGACTCGCGATGGCAACAATGGATACGATCAACCACTTCGGCGGCAGACCGGCGAACTTCCTCGATGTAGGGGGCGGCGCGACGACCGAAAAGGTAACCGAAGCATTCAAGATCATCCTCGGAGATGAGGGTGTTGAAGGCATTTTCGTCAACATTTTCGGCGGTATCATGAAGTGTGATGTCATTGCTGAAGGTGTCGTAGAAGCCGTGAAGAATGTCGGTCTCGAAATCCCGCTCGTTGTGCGTCTTGAGGGTACGAATGTCGACAGGGGCAAGGAAATCCTGGCGGAATCCGATTTCGACATCATCCCAGCCAGCACGATGGCTGAAGGTGCCCAGAAGATCATCGAAGCGGTCAACGAAAATAAATAA
- the ylqF gene encoding ribosome biogenesis GTPase YlqF, with protein MSINWFPGHMAKARREVEENLKKVDVVIEILDARIPHSSHNPMMDEITRHKPRVVVLNKVDMADPKATEAWVSKFKSEGKYPVALDGRHNQIIKKIEPLAVKATAEIFERMEKKGIGRRAIRAMIIGIPNVGKSTVINNIARKKGAKTGNTPGVTKQQQWIKAGERMELLDTPGILWPKFEDETTGRKLALTGAIKDTVVPLDEVAIYGMEFLMAHDLERFNRFYNIDVSPEDGIVEVFDAIGRSRGLKAGGNEINYEAVTNRLIYDIRNGKIGRYTFDMAEES; from the coding sequence ATGAGCATCAACTGGTTTCCAGGACATATGGCAAAAGCAAGAAGGGAAGTCGAGGAGAATCTGAAGAAGGTGGACGTGGTCATCGAGATACTCGATGCACGCATACCACATTCGAGCCACAATCCGATGATGGATGAAATCACCCGGCACAAACCGCGGGTCGTCGTGCTGAACAAGGTCGACATGGCCGATCCGAAAGCGACGGAAGCATGGGTATCAAAGTTCAAGAGTGAAGGCAAGTATCCCGTGGCACTCGACGGCAGGCACAATCAGATCATCAAGAAGATCGAACCGCTCGCAGTGAAGGCTACGGCGGAGATCTTTGAACGGATGGAGAAGAAGGGCATCGGCAGGCGTGCCATCCGCGCCATGATCATCGGCATACCGAATGTCGGTAAATCGACGGTGATCAACAACATCGCCAGGAAGAAGGGGGCCAAGACGGGGAACACGCCCGGTGTGACGAAGCAGCAGCAGTGGATCAAGGCCGGCGAGCGCATGGAACTGCTCGATACGCCCGGCATACTATGGCCGAAGTTCGAGGATGAGACGACAGGCAGGAAGCTGGCGCTGACCGGGGCCATCAAGGATACTGTCGTCCCACTGGATGAAGTCGCCATCTACGGCATGGAGTTCCTCATGGCGCATGACCTGGAGCGTTTCAACCGGTTCTATAATATAGATGTGTCACCGGAGGACGGCATCGTGGAGGTGTTCGATGCCATCGGCAGATCCAGGGGCCTCAAGGCCGGGGGCAACGAAATCAACTATGAAGCGGTGACCAACCGGCTGATATATGATATCCGCAACGGCAAGATCGGCAGATACACCTTCGATATGGCTGAAGAATCATGA